A genomic region of Vitreoscilla filiformis contains the following coding sequences:
- a CDS encoding rod shape-determining protein, which translates to MFSILRRYMSTDLAIDLGTANTLIYVRGKGIALDEPSVVSIRHEGGPNGKKVIQAVGKEAKAMLGKVPGNIEAIRPMKDGVIADFIITEQMIKQFIKMVHPRSVLKPSPRIIIGVPCGSTQVEKRAIRDAALSAGASEVQLIEEPMAAAIGAGLPVSEASGSMVIDIGGGTTEVGVISLGGMVYKGSVRVGGDKFDEAIINYIRRNYGMLIGEPTAEMIKKSIGSAFPGSEVKELEVKGRNLSEGVPRSFTISSNEILEALTDPLNQIVSAVKNALEHTPPELGADIADRGMMLTGGGALLRDLDRLLAEETGLPVLVAEEPLTCVVRGCGMALERMERLGSIFTSE; encoded by the coding sequence ATGTTTTCCATCCTGCGTCGTTACATGTCCACCGATCTGGCGATCGACTTGGGCACGGCCAACACCCTGATCTACGTTCGAGGCAAAGGCATCGCGTTGGATGAGCCCTCTGTGGTGTCGATCCGCCACGAAGGCGGCCCCAACGGTAAAAAAGTCATCCAAGCGGTCGGTAAGGAAGCCAAGGCGATGCTGGGCAAAGTGCCCGGCAACATCGAAGCCATCCGCCCGATGAAGGACGGCGTCATCGCCGATTTCATCATCACCGAGCAGATGATCAAGCAGTTCATCAAGATGGTGCATCCGCGCTCGGTGCTCAAGCCCAGCCCGCGCATCATCATCGGCGTGCCCTGCGGCTCCACCCAAGTGGAAAAACGCGCCATCCGAGACGCCGCCCTGAGCGCCGGCGCCTCCGAGGTGCAGTTGATCGAAGAACCGATGGCCGCCGCCATTGGTGCGGGCCTACCGGTGTCCGAAGCGTCGGGGTCGATGGTGATCGACATCGGCGGCGGTACCACCGAAGTGGGTGTGATCTCGCTGGGCGGCATGGTCTACAAGGGCAGCGTCCGCGTCGGTGGGGACAAGTTCGATGAAGCCATCATCAACTACATCCGCCGCAACTACGGCATGTTGATCGGCGAACCTACCGCCGAAATGATCAAAAAGAGCATTGGCTCGGCCTTCCCGGGCTCGGAAGTCAAAGAGCTGGAAGTCAAGGGGCGCAACCTCTCGGAAGGCGTGCCGCGCAGCTTCACCATCAGCTCCAACGAGATTCTGGAAGCCTTGACCGATCCGCTCAACCAGATCGTTTCGGCTGTGAAAAATGCCCTGGAACACACACCCCCCGAGCTGGGCGCAGACATCGCCGATCGCGGCATGATGCTCACCGGCGGTGGCGCACTGCTGCGCGACTTGGATCGCCTGCTGGCCGAAGAAACCGGCCTGCCGGTGCTGGTGGCCGAAGAACCGCTGACCTGTGTGGTGCGCGGCTGCGGCATGGCCTTGGAGCGCATGGAACGCCTGGGCTCGATCTTCACTTCCGAGTGA
- the gatC gene encoding Asp-tRNA(Asn)/Glu-tRNA(Gln) amidotransferase subunit GatC: MALTLADVSRIAHLSRLEFSAAESEALLAQLNGFFGIVEQMSAVDTAGVEPLYTPLSAIQEVQLRLRDDAVTESNQREANQRSAPAVEAGLFLVPKVIE; the protein is encoded by the coding sequence ATGGCACTCACTCTTGCGGATGTAAGCCGCATCGCCCACCTTTCGCGGCTGGAGTTTTCCGCTGCGGAAAGCGAGGCTTTGCTGGCCCAACTTAACGGCTTTTTTGGCATCGTCGAACAAATGAGCGCGGTGGACACCGCTGGCGTCGAGCCGCTCTACACGCCGCTGTCGGCGATTCAAGAGGTGCAACTGCGCCTGCGGGATGACGCCGTCACCGAATCGAACCAGCGCGAAGCCAACCAGCGCAGCGCCCCGGCGGTGGAAGCCGGCTTGTTCCTCGTGCCCAAGGTGATCGAATGA
- the gatA gene encoding Asp-tRNA(Asn)/Glu-tRNA(Gln) amidotransferase subunit GatA: protein MSAALHEMGVAALARALAEKEVSSVEVTQSLLGRVQAQADLGAFLHVNEETALAAAAAADAARATGTAGALTGVPIAHKDIFVTKDAPTTAGSKILDGYRSPFDATVVARLGAGADGVTGAGMVMLGKLNCDEFAMGSANTNSAYGVVKNPWNRERVPGGSSGGSAAAVAARLVPAATGTDTGGSIRQPASFTGITGIKPTYGVCSRYGMIAYASSLDQAGPMARSAEDCALLLSAMSGFDSRDATSAQRPAQDFHAQMLAPRTGASADKPLAGLRVGLPKEFFPAALAADVNGVVRAALAELEKLGATLVEVSLPRTELAIPVYYIIAPAEASSNLSRFDGVKFGHRAAQYTDLLDMYKKSRSEAFGTEVKRRIMTGTYVLSHGYYDAYYLQAQKLRRMIADDFQQVFQQCDVIAGPVAPTVAWPLNGHSTDPLADYLADIFTLPASLAGLPGMSVPAGFGAEGLPVGVQLIGNYFQEGTLLHTAHAFQAATDWHTRAPAGI, encoded by the coding sequence ATGAGTGCAGCGTTGCATGAGATGGGCGTGGCCGCGCTGGCCCGCGCTCTGGCTGAAAAAGAAGTTTCCAGCGTCGAAGTCACGCAGAGCCTGCTGGGCCGCGTGCAAGCACAGGCTGATTTGGGCGCTTTCCTGCATGTGAACGAGGAAACCGCGCTGGCTGCCGCCGCCGCCGCCGATGCGGCCCGCGCTACCGGTACGGCAGGCGCGCTCACTGGTGTGCCGATCGCGCACAAGGACATCTTTGTCACCAAGGACGCCCCCACCACCGCCGGCTCCAAGATTCTGGACGGCTACCGCAGCCCGTTTGATGCCACCGTGGTGGCGCGTCTGGGTGCGGGCGCCGATGGCGTGACCGGTGCTGGCATGGTGATGTTGGGCAAGCTCAATTGCGATGAGTTCGCCATGGGTTCGGCCAACACCAATTCCGCTTATGGCGTGGTGAAGAACCCGTGGAACCGCGAGCGTGTGCCCGGTGGCTCCTCGGGCGGTTCGGCTGCGGCGGTGGCGGCGCGTTTGGTGCCGGCAGCCACGGGCACGGACACCGGCGGCTCCATCCGCCAGCCGGCCAGCTTCACCGGCATCACCGGCATCAAGCCGACTTACGGCGTGTGCTCGCGCTACGGGATGATTGCCTACGCCTCCAGCCTCGACCAAGCCGGCCCGATGGCCCGTTCGGCTGAAGACTGCGCGTTGCTGCTTTCGGCCATGAGCGGGTTCGATTCGCGGGATGCCACCAGCGCCCAGCGCCCGGCGCAAGACTTCCACGCGCAAATGCTCGCCCCACGCACCGGCGCCAGTGCCGACAAGCCGCTGGCGGGTTTGCGCGTCGGTCTGCCCAAAGAGTTCTTCCCAGCGGCTTTGGCTGCCGACGTGAACGGCGTGGTGCGTGCCGCGCTGGCTGAATTGGAAAAGCTCGGCGCCACGCTGGTGGAAGTGAGCCTGCCGCGCACCGAGCTGGCGATTCCGGTGTACTACATCATTGCCCCGGCTGAAGCCAGCTCGAACCTGAGCCGTTTTGACGGTGTGAAGTTCGGCCACCGCGCCGCGCAGTACACCGACCTGCTCGACATGTACAAAAAGTCGCGCAGCGAAGCCTTCGGCACCGAAGTCAAGCGTCGCATCATGACTGGCACCTACGTGCTGAGCCACGGCTACTACGACGCCTACTACCTGCAAGCGCAAAAGCTGCGCCGCATGATCGCGGACGATTTCCAGCAAGTCTTCCAGCAGTGCGACGTGATCGCCGGCCCGGTGGCGCCGACCGTGGCGTGGCCCCTGAACGGCCACAGCACCGACCCGCTGGCCGACTACCTCGCCGACATCTTCACCCTGCCCGCCAGCCTGGCCGGCTTGCCCGGCATGAGCGTGCCCGCTGGCTTTGGCGCCGAAGGTCTGCCCGTGGGCGTGCAGCTCATCGGCAACTATTTCCAGGAAGGCACGCTGCTGCACACGGCCCACGCCTTCCAGGCGGCCACCGATTGGCACACCCGCGCTCCGGCTGGCATCTGA
- the gatB gene encoding Asp-tRNA(Asn)/Glu-tRNA(Gln) amidotransferase subunit GatB, which translates to MATSNKSSSKLVRGYEVVIGLENHVQLSTASKIFSGASTAFGAEPNTQACAVDLALPGTLPVLNRAAVERAIRFGLAVGAKVAPLSIFARKNYFYPDLPKGYQISQFEIPVVQGGQVEFFVGDEKKTVQLTRAHLEEDAGKSLHEDFHGQSGIDLNRAGTPLLEIVSEPDMRSAQEAAEYAKTLHALVMWLGICDGNMQEGSFRCDVNVSVRKPGEPYGTRREIKNLNSFRYLVDAVNYEVNWQIDQIEDGFDIQQATVLYNPDRGETRAMRSKEDSADYRYFPDPDLPPLVIAPEWVERVKGEMPELPRAMAARFVETDGLPAYDATMMTQSLAFARYYEAARDACGQAKLVANWLMGEVSKRLNTEGREIDAAPVVPATLARLIGRIQDGTISNNAAKQVFDALWTGEGSDVDALIEAKGLKQMNDTGALEAIVDEVIAKNPKSVEEYRAGKDKAFNALVGQVMKASKGKANPAQASELLKKKL; encoded by the coding sequence ATGGCAACTTCCAACAAGTCTTCCTCTAAGTTGGTGCGGGGTTACGAGGTCGTGATCGGCCTGGAAAACCACGTCCAGCTCTCAACGGCATCCAAAATTTTCAGCGGCGCTTCGACCGCGTTTGGCGCTGAACCCAACACCCAGGCTTGCGCCGTCGATCTGGCGCTGCCCGGCACGCTGCCAGTGCTGAACCGCGCTGCCGTGGAGCGCGCCATTCGCTTCGGGCTGGCCGTGGGGGCCAAGGTGGCGCCGCTGTCCATCTTCGCCCGCAAGAATTATTTCTACCCGGATCTGCCCAAGGGCTACCAGATCAGCCAGTTTGAAATCCCGGTGGTGCAAGGCGGCCAGGTGGAATTCTTCGTCGGTGACGAGAAGAAAACCGTGCAGCTCACCCGTGCCCATTTGGAAGAGGATGCGGGCAAGAGCTTGCATGAGGACTTCCACGGCCAGTCGGGCATCGACCTGAACCGCGCCGGCACGCCGCTGCTGGAAATCGTCTCCGAGCCGGACATGCGCTCGGCCCAGGAAGCCGCCGAATACGCCAAGACGCTGCACGCGCTGGTGATGTGGCTGGGCATCTGCGACGGCAACATGCAGGAAGGCTCGTTCCGCTGCGACGTGAACGTGTCGGTGCGCAAACCCGGCGAGCCGTATGGCACGCGCCGCGAGATCAAGAACCTCAACAGCTTCCGCTACCTGGTGGACGCGGTGAACTACGAGGTGAACTGGCAGATCGACCAGATCGAAGACGGCTTCGACATCCAGCAAGCCACGGTGCTCTACAACCCCGACCGGGGCGAGACCCGCGCCATGCGCAGCAAGGAAGATTCAGCCGATTACCGCTACTTCCCCGACCCGGATTTACCACCGCTGGTAATCGCGCCTGAGTGGGTGGAGCGCGTCAAGGGTGAGATGCCCGAGCTGCCGCGTGCGATGGCGGCGCGTTTCGTCGAAACCGACGGCCTGCCGGCCTACGACGCGACGATGATGACGCAAAGCCTGGCTTTCGCCCGCTACTACGAAGCTGCACGCGACGCCTGCGGGCAAGCCAAGCTCGTGGCCAACTGGTTGATGGGCGAGGTGAGCAAGCGCTTGAACACCGAAGGCCGCGAGATCGACGCGGCCCCGGTGGTGCCGGCCACGCTGGCCCGGCTGATTGGCCGGATTCAGGATGGCACGATCAGCAACAACGCTGCCAAGCAGGTGTTCGACGCGCTGTGGACGGGTGAAGGCTCCGATGTGGATGCCCTCATCGAGGCCAAGGGCCTGAAGCAGATGAACGACACCGGTGCGCTCGAAGCCATCGTCGATGAGGTGATCGCCAAGAACCCGAAGTCGGTCGAGGAATACCGCGCCGGTAAGGACAAGGCGTTCAACGCCTTGGTCGGTCAGGTGATGAAGGCGTCCAAGGGCAAGGCCAACCCCGCCCAAGCCAGCGAGTTGCTGAAGAAGAAACTCTGA
- the pyrE gene encoding orotate phosphoribosyltransferase, producing MDSLAQDFVRFSVEAGVLRFGDFTTKAGRASPYFFNTGLFDDGAKLMKLGEFYARRLLASGLEFDMLFGPAYKGITLAAAVAIGLAREGKSVPYAYNRKEAKDHGEGGTLVGAPVRGRVLIIDDVITDGASKREAADMIRAAGATPVGVAITMDRQERASDDPANRRSGVQYVEQELGLKVLSIATLADLMQFLDTAGDPVLAANRARVAAYRERYGI from the coding sequence ATCGACTCCCTCGCCCAAGACTTTGTGCGGTTCTCGGTTGAAGCAGGGGTGCTGCGATTCGGCGATTTCACGACCAAAGCCGGCCGCGCTTCGCCCTATTTTTTCAATACCGGTCTGTTCGACGACGGCGCCAAGCTGATGAAGCTCGGCGAATTCTATGCACGCCGTTTGCTGGCCTCCGGGCTGGAATTCGACATGCTGTTCGGCCCGGCCTACAAAGGCATCACCCTGGCGGCTGCCGTGGCCATCGGCCTGGCGCGTGAGGGCAAAAGCGTGCCCTACGCCTACAACCGCAAGGAAGCCAAGGATCACGGCGAAGGCGGCACCCTGGTGGGCGCCCCGGTGCGCGGGCGCGTGCTCATCATCGATGACGTGATCACCGATGGCGCCTCCAAGCGTGAAGCCGCCGACATGATCCGCGCCGCTGGTGCCACCCCGGTGGGCGTGGCCATCACCATGGATCGGCAGGAACGCGCATCGGACGATCCGGCCAATCGGCGCTCGGGCGTGCAGTACGTCGAACAAGAATTGGGGCTGAAGGTGCTGTCCATCGCCACCTTGGCCGACCTGATGCAATTCCTCGACACGGCGGGCGACCCAGTGTTGGCCGCCAACCGCGCCCGCGTCGCGGCGTACCGCGAACGCTACGGCATCTGA
- a CDS encoding exodeoxyribonuclease III gives MGFRLVTLNLNGIRSAATKGFQAWAEAAAPDCMGVQELKAQAEDVAGRFETVAGMAGYFHHAQKKGYSGVGLYSRHEPSDVIRGLGIEAFDAEGRYIELRFDKPGRKLSLISCYFPSGSSGEERQQVKFQFLAAMLPHLQALRTEREFILVGDVNIAHQEIDLKNWKGNLKNSGFLPEERAWMTNLLADGPSGGGLVDVFRRLNPHPEQYTWWSNRGQAWAKNVGWRLDYHLATPALAATAQRESIHLAERFSDHAPLTIDYDFTL, from the coding sequence ATGGGTTTCAGGCTGGTGACGCTGAATCTGAACGGCATCCGTTCAGCCGCGACCAAGGGGTTTCAGGCATGGGCCGAAGCGGCCGCGCCGGATTGTATGGGGGTGCAAGAACTCAAAGCCCAGGCCGAAGACGTGGCCGGGCGCTTTGAGACGGTCGCCGGCATGGCGGGGTATTTCCATCATGCGCAAAAGAAAGGCTACTCCGGCGTGGGCCTGTACAGCCGGCACGAGCCCAGCGACGTGATTCGCGGCCTCGGCATCGAGGCGTTCGACGCCGAAGGCCGCTACATCGAACTGCGGTTTGACAAGCCGGGGCGCAAGCTGTCCCTCATCAGTTGTTACTTTCCGAGTGGCTCGTCGGGGGAGGAGCGCCAGCAGGTGAAGTTCCAATTCTTGGCGGCCATGCTGCCGCACCTGCAAGCGTTGCGCACGGAGCGTGAGTTCATCCTCGTCGGCGATGTGAACATCGCCCACCAAGAAATCGACCTCAAGAACTGGAAGGGCAACCTCAAAAACTCCGGCTTCTTGCCCGAAGAACGCGCCTGGATGACGAACTTGCTGGCCGATGGCCCCAGCGGCGGCGGATTGGTGGATGTGTTTCGCCGCTTGAACCCCCACCCCGAGCAGTACACCTGGTGGAGCAACCGAGGGCAGGCGTGGGCCAAAAACGTGGGTTGGCGGTTGGATTACCACTTGGCGACGCCCGCCCTGGCGGCCACAGCACAGCGCGAATCGATCCACCTGGCCGAACGTTTTTCGGATCACGCCCCGCTGACGATTGACTACGACTTCACCCTCTGA
- a CDS encoding MBL fold metallo-hydrolase yields the protein MFRYHTVPVTAFQQNASIVWCDETMEGAIVDPGGDLPTLKAEVARLGVKLVALWLTHAHIDHAGGTGTLARELNLPIIGPHTGDQYWIDGLPQQSQMFGFPKAEMFTPTRWLVDGDTLTLGRCSVTVRHCPGHTPGHVVFHNAEARRCFVGDVLFAGSIGRTDFPGGDHDTLITSITERLWPMGDDTVFIPGHGPESTFGRERRFNPYVNGF from the coding sequence ATGTTTCGATACCACACCGTCCCGGTGACCGCTTTTCAGCAGAACGCTTCCATCGTTTGGTGCGATGAAACGATGGAGGGCGCGATCGTCGATCCGGGCGGTGACCTGCCGACGCTCAAGGCCGAAGTCGCTCGCCTGGGCGTGAAACTGGTGGCGCTGTGGCTGACCCATGCCCACATCGACCACGCCGGCGGCACCGGCACCCTGGCCCGGGAGCTGAATTTACCCATCATCGGCCCGCACACGGGGGATCAATACTGGATCGATGGCTTGCCGCAGCAGAGCCAGATGTTTGGGTTCCCGAAGGCCGAAATGTTCACCCCCACCCGCTGGCTGGTGGATGGCGACACGCTGACCTTGGGCCGTTGTTCAGTGACGGTGCGCCACTGCCCCGGCCACACCCCGGGGCATGTGGTGTTTCACAACGCCGAGGCCCGGCGCTGCTTTGTGGGTGACGTGCTGTTTGCCGGTTCCATTGGCCGCACCGATTTCCCCGGTGGCGACCACGACACCCTGATCACCAGCATCACCGAACGCCTCTGGCCAATGGGCGATGACACCGTGTTCATTCCCGGCCACGGCCCAGAAAGTACGTTTGGGCGGGAGCGGCGCTTCAATCCCTACGTCAATGGGTTCTGA
- a CDS encoding helix-turn-helix transcriptional regulator, with amino-acid sequence MALALDEMDYGVVLLDESFQVLHANHQARVALCPGMVLTLDGTALRVGTAADQRVLEEALLAAVRRGIRRLICLGDGEQRMRVSVVPLPVGGGWRSPAVMLAVERTQACAHLTVQGFARLCRLSPGEEQVLQALCLAQDPAEIARQHGVALSTVRTQITNIRTKTGTDSIRDLVHHMSMLPPLIGALRQQATRASSPQGGTN; translated from the coding sequence TTGGCCTTGGCACTGGACGAAATGGACTATGGCGTCGTGTTATTGGACGAGTCCTTCCAAGTGCTGCATGCCAACCACCAAGCGCGTGTGGCGCTGTGTCCTGGGATGGTGCTGACTTTGGACGGAACCGCTCTGCGCGTGGGCACAGCAGCCGACCAGCGCGTCTTGGAGGAGGCCTTGTTGGCGGCAGTGCGGCGTGGCATTCGTCGGCTGATTTGTCTGGGGGACGGGGAGCAGCGCATGCGCGTTTCCGTGGTGCCGTTGCCCGTCGGAGGCGGATGGCGTTCGCCGGCGGTCATGCTGGCAGTGGAGCGTACCCAAGCCTGTGCGCATCTGACAGTGCAGGGGTTTGCGCGTTTGTGCCGTTTGTCCCCGGGAGAAGAGCAGGTGTTGCAGGCGTTGTGTTTGGCACAAGATCCGGCTGAAATTGCGCGTCAGCATGGGGTGGCGCTGTCTACGGTTCGAACCCAGATCACCAATATTCGCACCAAAACCGGCACTGACAGCATCCGTGACTTGGTACACCACATGTCCATGCTGCCGCCCCTGATCGGCGCGTTGCGACAACAAGCCACCCGGGCGTCATCGCCCCAAGGGGGCACCAATTGA
- a CDS encoding Crp/Fnr family transcriptional regulator has translation MRSYRKGAVLVQEGHRGGGLFIIFSGRLRWFSTNNAGKELTYGEYGPGDYVGELCLDGDPHPYSVVTLESCYCAVISRQRLAHHVATRPELCAMMLEKSLARIRALAVLSHQLGLDDVYTRLRRVLDAPASPEEGGSSHGLASRAWVRLTQKDLACRIGCSREMVSRLLKDLELGGFIRRHPAGIEVLRSLPPGW, from the coding sequence ATGCGGTCTTATCGCAAGGGGGCTGTTCTTGTCCAAGAGGGTCATCGGGGCGGGGGGTTGTTCATTATTTTTTCTGGGCGGCTGCGCTGGTTTTCCACCAACAACGCGGGCAAAGAGCTGACTTACGGAGAATACGGGCCTGGAGACTACGTGGGGGAGTTGTGTTTGGATGGCGATCCACACCCTTACAGCGTCGTTACCCTGGAAAGCTGCTACTGTGCGGTCATCAGCCGGCAACGCTTGGCGCACCACGTAGCGACCCGGCCTGAGTTGTGCGCCATGATGCTCGAAAAGAGCTTGGCTCGCATCCGTGCCCTGGCAGTGCTGTCGCACCAATTGGGATTGGACGATGTGTACACCCGCTTGCGGAGAGTGCTTGACGCTCCTGCGTCTCCAGAGGAGGGTGGATCGAGCCATGGATTGGCCAGCCGTGCTTGGGTGCGCTTGACCCAGAAAGACTTGGCTTGCCGCATCGGCTGTTCACGCGAGATGGTCAGTCGCTTGCTCAAAGATCTGGAGCTGGGCGGATTCATTCGACGCCATCCCGCTGGTATTGAGGTGCTGCGCAGCTTGCCACCCGGGTGGTGA
- a CDS encoding M48 family metallopeptidase, with product MTSRPSFCTDADVPLPPMVRAMRCTCARHARRRFGQALLVGSCLPLDALAADGGVRDMVGSESSFAKLVPAEQIEGAAAQQYLQLKRDATSKNALLPEQHPQVQRLRSIAQRIIPYTADWNARARQWKWEVQLLGSKELNAFCMPGGKIAFYFGILRQLQLTDDEVAMIMGHEMAHALREHARERMGKSTATRMGTGLISSLLGLGSLGDAALNMGAQLLTLKFSRQDESEADLVGLDLAARAGYNPQAGVSLWEKMMKANANAPMEFFSTHPAGNTRIRDIQAVLPKVTPLYERAGKPTQRFEPPRA from the coding sequence ATGACCTCGCGCCCCTCGTTTTGCACCGATGCCGATGTGCCCCTGCCCCCCATGGTGCGCGCCATGCGCTGCACCTGCGCCCGCCACGCCCGGCGGCGTTTCGGGCAAGCCTTGCTGGTCGGCAGTTGCCTGCCCCTCGACGCGTTGGCCGCAGACGGTGGTGTGCGCGACATGGTGGGCAGCGAGTCCAGCTTCGCCAAGTTGGTGCCCGCCGAACAGATTGAAGGGGCTGCGGCCCAGCAGTATCTCCAGCTCAAGCGCGATGCCACCTCCAAAAACGCATTGCTGCCCGAGCAACACCCCCAAGTCCAGCGCCTGCGCAGCATCGCTCAGCGCATCATTCCCTACACCGCCGACTGGAACGCTCGGGCCCGCCAATGGAAATGGGAAGTTCAACTGCTGGGCTCTAAGGAGCTGAACGCGTTTTGCATGCCTGGCGGCAAGATCGCGTTCTACTTTGGCATCCTGCGCCAACTGCAACTCACCGATGACGAGGTGGCCATGATCATGGGCCACGAAATGGCCCACGCTTTGCGCGAGCACGCCCGCGAGCGCATGGGCAAGTCAACCGCCACACGCATGGGCACGGGTTTGATCAGCTCACTGCTGGGCTTGGGCTCTCTGGGTGACGCCGCCCTCAACATGGGCGCTCAACTGTTAACACTCAAGTTCAGCCGCCAAGACGAATCCGAAGCAGACTTGGTGGGCCTCGACTTGGCCGCCCGGGCCGGTTACAACCCACAAGCCGGTGTGAGCCTGTGGGAAAAAATGATGAAGGCCAACGCCAACGCCCCGATGGAGTTTTTTTCAACCCATCCTGCGGGCAACACCCGGATCCGGGACATCCAAGCGGTACTGCCCAAGGTCACGCCACTGTACGAGCGTGCAGGCAAACCCACTCAGCGTTTCGAGCCGCCACGCGCTTGA
- a CDS encoding AmpG family muropeptide MFS transporter translates to MPHPTRPPAAHPPPAWTRGSALGWWLWVSILGFASGLPLALTGQALQAWLSMEGLDVATIGFLSLVGLPYTFKFLWAPLMDRFDPPGWGRRRGWLVLVQLLLAGCLWGMGQTSPHTSLGALTALAVAVAFLSASQDVVCDAYRTDALAPRQRGLGASLNVMGYRLAMIVSGGLTLIWTDPQQGGGWSWPAVYRGMAGVMLGLAVFSAVILPRLPTPPTRDHAPIRQDLQGFVAVLLAVALGYGITQSLIAPAVQALLSPWMAQSTLAPLLRQRWLDLLTLLLGLGGTLPLVVFAARQARFQTLLTGLSTYFEQPGARAFLAFIVLYKLGDAFAGTLLTPFLLQGMGYSPAEVGVVNKVMGLWLTLAGALLGGALMLRLGLWRSFLAFGLLQMLSNLGFWALALAGRGQWASWVVPALDWGFVQLHQPVAVDVGLLLAIACENLSGGMGTAAFVAFLMSLTHQRFSATQFALLSALSAIGRVWVGPLAGVLSASMGWPAFFVISTGLAVPGLGMLWWLRTDVQRLDLPPPSGTPPDD, encoded by the coding sequence ATGCCACATCCCACCCGCCCCCCCGCCGCTCATCCCCCACCGGCGTGGACACGCGGATCGGCACTCGGCTGGTGGCTGTGGGTCAGCATTCTGGGCTTTGCCTCTGGGCTGCCACTGGCTCTGACCGGTCAAGCGTTGCAAGCTTGGCTCAGTATGGAAGGGTTGGACGTCGCCACCATCGGTTTTTTGAGCCTGGTTGGCCTGCCCTACACGTTCAAATTCCTGTGGGCCCCACTGATGGATCGTTTCGATCCACCAGGATGGGGCCGCCGCCGAGGTTGGCTGGTGCTGGTGCAACTGCTGCTGGCGGGTTGTCTTTGGGGGATGGGACAAACTTCACCGCATACCTCACTGGGCGCCTTGACCGCCCTGGCCGTGGCCGTGGCTTTCCTGTCGGCGTCGCAAGACGTGGTGTGCGACGCCTACCGCACCGACGCCCTGGCCCCACGCCAGCGAGGGCTCGGGGCTTCACTGAACGTCATGGGCTACCGGCTGGCCATGATCGTGTCGGGAGGGCTCACCCTGATCTGGACGGATCCACAGCAGGGCGGCGGCTGGTCTTGGCCGGCGGTTTACCGTGGCATGGCGGGGGTGATGCTCGGTTTGGCCGTCTTCAGTGCCGTGATCTTGCCCCGACTGCCAACCCCCCCCACCCGCGACCATGCCCCCATCCGTCAGGACTTGCAAGGTTTCGTGGCCGTTTTACTGGCTGTGGCCCTCGGTTATGGCATCACGCAATCGCTCATCGCTCCGGCGGTGCAGGCGCTGCTGTCCCCTTGGATGGCCCAAAGCACACTGGCGCCCTTGCTGCGCCAACGCTGGCTCGATTTGTTGACCCTGCTGCTCGGCCTGGGGGGCACCTTGCCGCTGGTGGTGTTCGCCGCACGCCAAGCCCGCTTCCAAACATTGTTGACGGGTTTATCGACTTATTTTGAACAGCCCGGGGCACGGGCCTTCCTCGCGTTCATCGTGCTCTACAAATTGGGGGACGCATTCGCAGGCACGCTGCTGACACCCTTCCTGCTCCAAGGCATGGGTTACAGCCCCGCCGAAGTGGGGGTGGTCAACAAGGTGATGGGGCTGTGGCTCACCCTGGCCGGCGCCCTCCTGGGAGGTGCCTTGATGCTGCGGCTGGGGCTGTGGCGCTCCTTTCTGGCGTTCGGGCTGCTGCAAATGCTCAGCAACCTGGGGTTCTGGGCGCTGGCCCTCGCGGGGCGCGGCCAGTGGGCGAGCTGGGTCGTTCCGGCGCTGGATTGGGGCTTTGTCCAGCTCCACCAACCTGTGGCTGTGGACGTTGGACTGCTGCTGGCCATCGCCTGCGAAAACCTCAGTGGTGGCATGGGCACAGCCGCCTTTGTGGCTTTCTTGATGAGCTTGACGCACCAGCGTTTCAGCGCCACACAATTTGCCTTGCTGAGTGCCCTGTCGGCCATCGGGCGCGTGTGGGTGGGGCCACTGGCGGGGGTGCTGTCAGCGTCAATGGGATGGCCTGCGTTCTTTGTGATTTCCACGGGCTTGGCCGTGCCTGGCCTGGGCATGCTGTGGTGGCTGCGAACCGACGTGCAACGCTTGGATCTGCCCCCTCCTTCAGGCACGCCCCCCGACGATTAA